Proteins encoded by one window of Streptomyces uncialis:
- a CDS encoding FAD binding domain-containing protein, producing the protein MDFLRPATWQEALAAKAAHPAAVPIAGGTDVMVGINFDHLRPDHLLDLTRIDELYEWERGERTVRLGASVPYTRVMTELRAELPGLALAAHTVASPQIRNRGGVGGNLGTASPAGDAHPALLAAGAEIEAESVRGVRRIPVDAFYTGVKRNALAPDELIRAVHVDTADGPQQFSKVGTRNAMVIAVCAFAFALHPRTRTVRTGVGSAAPTPIRAGTAEEFLTAALDEDGLWDSGRPVPPSVAKEFAGLCAAACAPIDDVRGTAAYRRHAVAVLARRTLTWAWESYRRPGPASGGAL; encoded by the coding sequence ATGGACTTCCTCCGCCCCGCGACCTGGCAGGAGGCGCTGGCCGCGAAGGCCGCGCACCCCGCCGCCGTACCGATCGCAGGCGGCACCGATGTGATGGTCGGCATCAACTTCGACCATCTGCGTCCGGACCACCTGCTCGATCTGACCCGGATCGATGAGCTGTACGAGTGGGAGCGCGGCGAGCGGACCGTCCGGCTCGGCGCCTCCGTCCCCTACACCCGCGTCATGACCGAGCTGCGCGCCGAACTGCCCGGCCTCGCGCTCGCCGCGCACACCGTCGCCTCCCCGCAGATCCGCAACCGCGGCGGGGTCGGCGGCAACCTCGGCACCGCCTCGCCCGCCGGGGACGCCCACCCCGCGCTGCTCGCCGCCGGCGCCGAGATCGAGGCCGAGTCGGTGCGCGGCGTCCGGCGCATCCCCGTGGACGCCTTCTACACCGGGGTCAAGCGCAATGCCCTGGCCCCCGACGAGCTGATCCGCGCCGTCCATGTCGACACGGCCGACGGACCCCAGCAGTTCTCGAAGGTCGGCACCCGCAACGCGATGGTCATCGCCGTGTGCGCGTTCGCGTTCGCCCTGCACCCCCGGACCCGGACCGTCCGCACCGGCGTCGGCTCCGCCGCCCCCACCCCGATCCGGGCGGGCACCGCCGAGGAGTTCCTGACCGCCGCCCTCGACGAGGACGGCCTGTGGGACAGCGGACGGCCCGTCCCGCCCTCCGTCGCCAAGGAGTTCGCGGGGCTCTGCGCCGCCGCCTGCGCCCCGATCGACGATGTCCGCGGCACCGCCGCGTACCGCCGCCACGCGGTCGCCGTACTGGCCCGCCGCACCCTCACCTGGGCCTGGGAGTCGTACCGCCGCCCCGGCCCCGCGAGCGGAGGAGCCCTCTGA
- a CDS encoding PucR family transcriptional regulator: MRLRALLDTDALGLRLLGGEDELDRTVRGVMTTDLRDPSRYLSGGELVLTGLAWRRGPADSEPFVRILAGAGVVALAAGEAELGDVPEDMVRACAKHRLPLFAVNERVAFATITEHVVRQVSGERAGDLAAVVDRHRRLMTSGPAGGGPDAVLDLLGSDLDLRAWVLSPTGRRIAGPHGPGRDLPAETRTELAAAHLAAVRGGRRGPHRTAVGGTTYSLFPVRGTRGAGGGGREGALAQWVLAVAADAGEWPEERLDLLRGVTQLIAVERDRRDSARTVRRRLAHEVLELVRSGAAPTEIAARLRVAAPVLLPGLTAAPHWQVVVAKVDWRGEPDGAERTPDTGDGGAAVQALLEEILVDPRTAGTEPSDRIAVTHAGDEAVALVPLPAVAADGAPVDGTTGCELAADILLRTVREPLSAGLGDEGRLTLGVSATVHSAEGLRGALEEARHARRVAAARPGRVSAAGHQELASHVLLLPFVPDDVRRAFTARLLDPLREYDQRHRAELIATLEAFLDSDGSWTRCAARLHLHVNTLRYRVGRIEQLTGRDLSRLEDKLDFFLALRMS, from the coding sequence ATGCGGCTGCGCGCACTGCTGGACACGGACGCGCTGGGGCTGCGGCTGCTCGGCGGCGAGGACGAGCTGGACCGGACGGTGCGCGGGGTGATGACCACCGATCTGCGGGACCCCAGCCGCTATCTGTCGGGGGGCGAGCTGGTCCTGACGGGGCTGGCGTGGCGGCGCGGACCGGCGGACTCCGAGCCGTTCGTACGCATCCTGGCGGGCGCCGGGGTCGTGGCGCTGGCGGCCGGGGAGGCGGAGCTGGGGGATGTCCCCGAGGACATGGTGCGGGCCTGCGCCAAGCACCGGCTGCCGCTCTTCGCGGTGAACGAGCGGGTGGCGTTCGCGACGATCACCGAGCACGTGGTGCGCCAGGTGTCGGGCGAGCGGGCCGGTGACCTCGCGGCGGTCGTGGACCGGCACCGCAGGCTGATGACCTCCGGGCCCGCGGGCGGCGGCCCCGACGCCGTACTGGACCTGCTCGGCTCGGACCTGGATCTGCGGGCCTGGGTGCTGTCCCCGACCGGACGCCGGATCGCCGGGCCGCACGGCCCCGGCCGGGACCTGCCGGCCGAGACGCGTACGGAGCTCGCCGCGGCCCATCTGGCGGCGGTGCGGGGCGGGCGGCGCGGGCCGCACCGGACGGCCGTCGGCGGGACCACGTACTCGCTGTTCCCGGTGCGCGGGACGCGGGGCGCCGGGGGCGGCGGCAGGGAGGGCGCCCTCGCCCAGTGGGTGCTCGCGGTGGCGGCGGACGCCGGGGAGTGGCCCGAGGAGCGTCTGGACCTGCTGCGCGGGGTGACCCAGCTGATCGCGGTGGAACGGGACCGCCGGGACTCGGCCCGCACGGTCCGGCGGCGGCTCGCGCACGAGGTGCTGGAGCTGGTGCGGTCGGGCGCCGCGCCCACCGAGATCGCGGCCCGGCTGCGGGTCGCGGCCCCGGTGCTGCTGCCGGGCCTCACGGCGGCGCCGCACTGGCAGGTGGTCGTGGCCAAGGTCGACTGGCGCGGCGAGCCGGACGGCGCCGAGCGGACCCCGGACACGGGTGACGGCGGGGCGGCCGTCCAAGCGCTGCTGGAGGAGATCCTGGTCGACCCCCGGACGGCCGGGACCGAGCCGTCGGACCGGATCGCCGTCACCCACGCGGGGGACGAGGCCGTCGCGCTGGTACCGCTGCCCGCGGTGGCCGCCGACGGGGCTCCCGTGGACGGCACGACCGGTTGCGAGCTGGCCGCCGACATCCTGCTGCGGACGGTGCGGGAACCGCTGTCGGCGGGGCTGGGCGACGAGGGGCGGCTCACCCTCGGGGTGAGCGCCACGGTCCACTCGGCGGAGGGGCTGCGCGGGGCGCTGGAGGAGGCCCGGCACGCCCGCCGGGTCGCCGCGGCCCGCCCGGGGCGGGTCAGCGCGGCGGGCCACCAGGAGCTGGCGTCGCACGTACTGCTGCTGCCGTTCGTGCCGGACGACGTGCGGCGCGCGTTCACCGCGCGACTGCTCGACCCGCTGCGGGAGTACGACCAGCGGCACCGGGCGGAGCTGATCGCGACGCTGGAGGCGTTCCTGGACTCCGACGGCTCATGGACCCGTTGCGCGGCGCGGCTGCACCTCCACGTCAACACGCTGCGCTACCGCGTCGGGCGTATCGAGCAGTTGACGGGACGGGATCTGTCGCGCCTTGAGGACAAGCTCGATTTCTTCCTCGCGCTGCGGATGAGCTGA
- a CDS encoding GntR family transcriptional regulator codes for MTRPGPLPAPGSTGPAPGGGDRACPPPGRAPRPLGPPEAPWCPVGGDTRVPPQPRSRPAPQPDPQAADTPRPAPVPPPTPAPPPAREPATGTVPARGEHTHGEPPLPRRPRPVVRASVRGQVLAALRVALVEGELAPGAVYSAPVLGERLGVSATPVREAMQQLAAEGAVEVVPNRGFRVVERSERQLAELAEVRALIEVPVMLRLTQSVSAARWAELRPLAEATAVAAACGDRAAYAESDRAFHRALLGLSGNQQLVQVADDLHRRAQWPLISGPLPMRRADLVSDAAEHSALLDALTARDATKVQSLVRNHFAGT; via the coding sequence ATGACCCGTCCCGGACCGCTCCCCGCCCCGGGCTCGACGGGCCCCGCACCCGGCGGCGGTGACCGTGCCTGCCCACCGCCCGGCCGCGCTCCCCGGCCCTTAGGGCCCCCGGAGGCCCCCTGGTGCCCGGTCGGCGGCGACACCCGTGTCCCCCCGCAGCCCCGGTCCCGTCCGGCCCCCCAGCCCGACCCGCAGGCCGCGGACACCCCCCGCCCCGCCCCCGTACCGCCGCCCACCCCCGCACCGCCGCCCGCCCGGGAACCCGCGACGGGCACGGTGCCCGCCCGGGGCGAGCACACCCACGGAGAACCCCCGCTGCCCCGCCGCCCCCGGCCGGTGGTCCGCGCGAGCGTACGGGGACAGGTCCTCGCCGCGCTGCGCGTCGCCCTCGTCGAAGGGGAACTCGCGCCCGGCGCGGTCTACTCGGCGCCCGTGCTGGGCGAACGGCTCGGCGTCTCCGCGACCCCCGTACGGGAGGCCATGCAGCAGCTCGCCGCGGAGGGGGCCGTCGAGGTCGTGCCCAACCGCGGCTTCCGGGTCGTGGAGCGTAGTGAGCGCCAGCTCGCCGAGCTGGCGGAGGTCCGGGCGCTGATCGAGGTGCCGGTGATGCTCCGGCTGACCCAGTCGGTGTCCGCCGCCCGCTGGGCGGAGCTGCGTCCGCTGGCCGAGGCCACCGCCGTCGCGGCGGCGTGCGGGGACCGGGCGGCCTACGCCGAGTCCGACCGCGCGTTCCACCGGGCGCTGCTGGGCCTGTCGGGCAACCAGCAGCTCGTCCAGGTCGCCGACGACCTCCACCGCCGCGCCCAGTGGCCCCTGATCAGCGGCCCCCTCCCGATGCGCCGCGCCGACCTCGTCTCCGACGCGGCCGAGCACAGCGCCCTCCTCGACGCCCTCACGGCCCGCGACGCCACCAAGGTCCAGTCCCTGGTCCGAAACCACTTCGCAGGCACCTGA